The genomic stretch CACGGCGACCGGATCGCTGGACGGGGATTCCAGACTGACCAGCGTGTGCAGGTCGGCCAGCATGGCGCTCAGGTCGGGCAGATCAGACGACATGCGCGACATGCTACTGCGCCGTCTGTCCGGCCCCCTGCGGAGCGGCGACATATGGCAACGGCCGGGGGCCGGAACGACGCACGTTCCGGCCCCCGGCCGTCCGGTCTCGGGGAGGTCAGGTCAGCTGGGCCAGCTGGACGGCGTCGGCACGCAGGACGGCGCGGCCACGCAGGTACAGGTCACCCAGCACCTTGGGCCCGAAGATCCGGCTCAGGCGGGTGCTGGTCATCTCGATGGTGCGTCCGTTGAACCGCAGGCGGACGACGTTGGTGGTACCGGGAACCCAGGTGCAGGACAGTTCGTGCATACGCGGACCTCCAGTGTCGGCGAAAAGATGTGGGGGGCAGGATGGATGGAGCACCGAACCGGCTCCCGGCACACGGTGGAGAGAGACGGACATGCCCTCCGCCGGAACGAAGGACATCCACCCCACGCGGGGCAACCAGTACAGGTACAGTCATGGTACTGGCCGTGGTCTGGTCGGGGGATGGGCCGACTGTCACCTGACCTTGAGACAGACATCATGAAGTCAGAACCGCGTCATGCTTGACTGCCCACGTGCCCACCCTCCACCCTGCGGCGTCCGCGCCTGATGGCGTCATGCCCACGCCGCACAGCCTGCTGGCCCTGGCCTTTCCCTCGGATCCCCGCCTCAGCCCGGATGGTCGCCGTGTGGCCTTCGTGCTGTCGCGGATCGAGGAGGAGGACGTGCGGGCCCCCGACGAGCAGTTCGCGCGCCCCCGCTACAAGTCGCACATCTGGGTGGCGGAACACGGCCAGATGGCGCGGCCCTTCACGGCGGGCGAGGGGCGTGACAGTGCGCCGCGCTGGTCACCGGACGGCACGCAGCTGGCCTTCGTGCGCGACAGCGGCGGTTTCCGGGGACAGCTGCACCTGCTGCCCGTGAGCGGCGGCGAGGCGCGTCGGCTGACCCACCTGCAGCACCCCGTGCAGGACGTGCAGTGGAGTCCGGACGGGCGGTACCTGAGCTTCCTGAGCAGCGGCGACGACCAGGATCGCCGGGACGAGCGCGGTGAGCCCCGCGTGATCACCACGCCGCGGTACCGGTTCAACGGCCAGGACTGGCTGCCCGAGCGGCCGGCGCGGCTGTGGCGGTACGACGTGCTGGAGGATCATCTGGACGAGTGGCACGTGCCGGCTGTGGCCGTGACCGCGTATGCGTGGCGTCCCGACAGTTCGGGGGTGCTCTTCGTGAGTGCCGTGACCGATCTGAACGCCGCCCACTGGGAGCAGGAGGTCTTCGGGCTGCCGCTGCAGGGAGCGCCGACGCAGCTCACGCGCTGGAACTCCGCGATCACGGCCGTGGTACCCCACCCCGACGGCGAGCGCTTCGCCGTGGTGGGACGGCCCGAGGGCCAGGGCAACACCGAGCACACCCACGTGTACGTCCTCGGCGCGGATGACCGCGTGATCCGTCTGGACGGTGGCCACGACCACCCGGTCGGCAACGCAGTGGGCGGCGACTGCCACGTGGGGGCCATGCCGGACCGTCCGGTGTGGCTCGACGACCGCACGCTGCTGTTCAGTTCGACGGTGCGCGGCAGCTGCGGCCTGTTCCTCGCGTCCCTGGCTCCGAACAGCGCCGAGGGAACCGTCACTGCGCACGACCATCGCCCGGACGGTGTGATCGCCGCGTTCACCGCGGTGCCCGGCGGGGGCGTGGCGCTGCTGCGCGAGCAGGCGCACGTGTTCCCGGAGGTCGAGCTGAACGGTGTCCCCGTGACCGACCTGAACGCCCGGCTGCCCTTCGCGGCCCGCCGCCCCCTGCCCGTGACCTTCTCCACCCCCCTGGGCGACGGCGAGGGCTGGGTGCTGCTGCCGGACGGCGACGGCCCGGTGCCCGCCGTGCTGACCATCCACGGGGGGCCACACACCGACTACGGCCACGCCTTCACGCACGAGTTCCAGCTGCTGGCCGCACAGGGCTACGGCGTGTGCTACAGCAATCCGCGTGGCTCGATCGGCTACGGACAGGCCTGGGTCGATGCCATCCACGGCCGCTGGGGCAGTGTGGACATGGACGACCTGCTGGCCTTCTTCGACACCTGCCTGGCG from Deinococcus sp. AB2017081 encodes the following:
- a CDS encoding S9 family peptidase, whose amino-acid sequence is MPTPHSLLALAFPSDPRLSPDGRRVAFVLSRIEEEDVRAPDEQFARPRYKSHIWVAEHGQMARPFTAGEGRDSAPRWSPDGTQLAFVRDSGGFRGQLHLLPVSGGEARRLTHLQHPVQDVQWSPDGRYLSFLSSGDDQDRRDERGEPRVITTPRYRFNGQDWLPERPARLWRYDVLEDHLDEWHVPAVAVTAYAWRPDSSGVLFVSAVTDLNAAHWEQEVFGLPLQGAPTQLTRWNSAITAVVPHPDGERFAVVGRPEGQGNTEHTHVYVLGADDRVIRLDGGHDHPVGNAVGGDCHVGAMPDRPVWLDDRTLLFSSTVRGSCGLFLASLAPNSAEGTVTAHDHRPDGVIAAFTAVPGGGVALLREQAHVFPEVELNGVPVTDLNARLPFAARRPLPVTFSTPLGDGEGWVLLPDGDGPVPAVLTIHGGPHTDYGHAFTHEFQLLAAQGYGVCYSNPRGSIGYGQAWVDAIHGRWGSVDMDDLLAFFDTCLAQHAALDPARTAVMGGSYGGFMTNWITAHTPRFQAAITDRSICNLISFAGTSDIGLRFWEDELGLSVTRRADTAALWDMSPLQYVENVRTPTLIVHSALDHRCPVEQAEQWYAALIQLGVPTRFVRFPGEDHELSRSGRPDRRVRRLQETLEWLGRWLGPVPDAS